The nucleotide sequence TTTGTAAAATTCCAAAATAGTGTATTTTTACAAAAACCTACAATTTTAAAATGAGTTCTTATACCCTTAAAGCGATAGTTTTACTTGGCCTCACAGCATTGTTCACATTTGGGTCTTGCTCAAAAAAAGATCCGGTACCAGAAGAGGACCAAGAGATTGAAGACAGGCCAAGTACTGGCGGAAGCCCTGAAGTAACGCTTAAAGACCGTTTACATGGCAGATGGGAAACTGACAGTATTGAATTCCAACCAACCAATCTTCCTGACACGACCATCAGGAATGTTGAGTATCCGCATCAGGTCATTACCATAGACAAACACGAAAAGACTATTATCTTCACCGAAACAGCTCAAACAGATACTGCTTACTTCAAAATTAACCGTGATCAGCTTATCATTGATGAAGGTGAAAGAAAAGGCATCTACAATATCTTGGAAGTTAGCTCCCGCAGGTTAATCATGTGGTATCAAGCCAGACCGGGCGACGAAGCGACATCAAGCAGACCATATACAAAATACTTAAGCAAATAATTAAAAACACTCCTTTTAAAAGCCTTTGTTTCCAGCAAAGGCTTTTTTTTATACCCCTCTTACCTCAAACAATCTCTACACTATCCTGTTAACCCAATTATACATAGCAGGAAATTAATCGGCAAAAGCTAAAACATGGTTAACCAAATGCGAGCGAAGCGTCTGATTTGAAGTTATTTTGCCACACAATAGAAAGTTCTAATGCATATTTCAGGTTTAATAAAGAGTCAGATGGTCAATAAAACTTCGTCTTCTAAATAACATCTATCCAAGGTTACCAAAAGCCACTTTTATTATAGTCCCATGCCCGTAGCTCACGGATGATTAAACTGAATTGTTAATTTTTACCAAACAAAACAGATTATGAGAAAAACTGTACCAGAATTTTTCACATTAAAGTATGTCTTTCTAACGCTACTTATAATTACACCTTATGAAAAACTCAACGCACAAAATGATGAAGAACCGCAGTTCGAAATCACAAATATTAGGATTGTAGGCCATGATGACCGGGTATGTCTAGACGAGGACAGAAAATATGAACTTGCATTTGATGTGGAAGGCGAAGTGCCGGAAGACGTACAATTCACGGCTTTTCACAGGTCCACATGGATGACCTTTGTCGAAAACAGGTTAGACACCATTCCTTATAACGAAAGAAGTTTTACAGGTCAATTTACAGATTCAGGCTTTCCTTCTTCCCCCGTTACAAACCACGGATTTGTTATAGCGGCAATAAATGGCGATGACACCCTACTCACATCCAGTAACTCGTTCGAAGTAGTCCAAAAGATAGATGTAGAAAATGCTGAAATCATGTCTCCCGAAGAGGATTTTGCAATTTCGCAAGATACTATTCTGGACCTATTCCTTAGTGTAGACATAGGAAGTGGGGGCATTGGCCACTCTTTTAAAATAGTTCATGAGGAGTCCGGTGAAGATTTAACGGAGTGGCAAATGATCACTGATCCACCATTCATTAACAAATCTATTGAAGTTTCCGAACCAGGCACCTATAGACTGATAGGAAGATCCCTCTGTGAAGATAGTGTGGTAACGGATGATTATTTTACCGTAACCCAAGAAGATGAGCCAGAATTCGAAATAACGAACATCAGAATTTCAGGTCACGATGAACTGGTATGTTTGGGCGAAGACCTGTCGTACGATCTAGCTTTTGATGCAGAAGGAGACATTCCGGACGATGTAGAGTTTACGGCAGAATACCAAATATCTTATCTTTCAGTCGCATATTACAATCTTGATACTGTTTCAAGCGAGGAACGGAGTATACCCGGAGAATTTCCAGAAGAGTACTTTCCATCCTCTCCAGACGGGAGGCACTTATTCGTGGTGAAAGCCATACAAGATGGCCAGACAATAGCAGCGGACACCCAGTCTTTTGATATTGTCAGGCATATTGATATAGAAACTGCTGCTTTGGGCATGCCTTCTGAAATTGAAATAACTCAAGATACTACTATAGAACTTTACATGGGTACTGACCCTGCGGAAAGAGGCATAGGCCACCTTTTTAAAGTTGTACACGAAGAGTCCGGTGAAGATTTGACCCATTGGGCAGGAATCCCAGACCCTCCAGTGATAGTTCAAAATGCTGAAATCTCTGAACCGGGAACCTATAGGCTGGTCATCCAATCTCTCTGTGAAGACAGTGTTGTAACTGATGAATATTTCACTGTTATACGGACTGAAGAAAGAGAGGGCCAAATCACTAGCATCAATTTACCAGCTTCTGAAAACGGGGTGCTCTGCCTTGACCGTGAAGAAGATTATTACTTAGAGTTTGAAACGGAGGGCTCTTTCCCAGAGGGGACTGTTTTTTATGCCATGATGACGGACGCAGACATGATTGCTTCTACAGAAATTGGTAGCACTCCTGCCACGGATAACAATAAAATTTTATTGAGCTTTCCAGAAGATATCCCTTATGCGAATCGCGACTATGGTATTTTTATAGAAGCGAGGGACAATGGTACAATCGAGCAAAGCGATACATTATTTACTGAAATCATTGAAGTTCCGACCAATGCCAACCTTTCAGGCACAGTACTCGGTGGCGAGGAAACCAGGACAGTAATGGACGAGGTTGTATATATAAATCCAGAAGAAGGTGAATTTGTAGAGGTCACCCCCACAGGACAACAAGTTGAAGGGATACAATACAAGCTGGTACATGAAGAAACTAGAAGCAGTATTACCGACTGGGTAACCCACAGACTAGGCGCAGCTACTTTTTCTGAAGCCATCTCTGAAGATGGAACCTATAGGTTGTACGGAAGAGGCGTATCAAGTGATGGTGAAATAGTGTGCTTCGACAGTATCAGACTTGATGGGTTCATTACGATCAAACATAGAGAAATAGAAGAAAAGCCTATAGAGATTGTAGTAAGAGATGAAGATGGAAACAACTTACAGCCAGACGATGATGGAAGGTTTGTTATCTGCCCAGGCGCAAGGGCCACTTTACGAGTTCCTAATAAAGAAAACGCTACTTACTACTGGTACAAAGACGGGGAACACCTGGAAAGCATCAATGAAAGGGCATTCAGTGTTGGTGTCTTCGAAAGTGAAAGGTTAGGCAGTGGAGACTACCATGTACGCATTGAGGTTGAGGGGAAAGTTTATGTTTCAGAACCTGTAACTGTGATTTTTGAAGAACCTAATGTATATGTCTTGACTGAAGACAACGCGCTAACAGCTTCCGAAGGGATATCATACCAATGGTATAGAAACGGCGAACGACTAGATGGTGAAACCAATAGATCTATGACTGCTGAAGCGTCAGGTATGTACAGTGTAAAAATAGAGGTAATGGCAGGCTGCAAAATCATGTCAGACGAACATGAAGTTATCATTACCAGCGTACATGCGGAAGAAATGAACAGCGGCTTTAAAGTTTACCCTAATCCAGTAAACGCTGAAGCTACATTGGAGGTAAACAGTAGTTATAACGGCCCTGTACAAATAAAGGTGCTAGACGTTACAGGAGGAGAACATTTATCCTTTGAAGCTGAAAAAACTGGCAACGTGTTCACCTATAATGTTAATCTTTCCGGACTCAACAATGGGATTTATTTTGTGCAAGTTCTGGAAAATGAGAATATTTCGGTACTTAAGATCATCAAGAATTAAATACTATCAAATTCTCAAAAAAACACGACAAGCTTGGCATCTTTGGCCAAGCTTGTCGTGTTTTAAGCAATTTAGGCCTCCTACCCCTTCCCCTTTTGTAAAGCTGCAAGTAACCCCCTTCCAGATTACTAAAAAACTAGCAATTTCCATTACCCACCAATCATAATAGCACCCACAACCAAAAATGAAACATTTTATACTGCACTCGGTTTTCCCAAATACAAACCCTAATCGACATGAGATAAAAAACTAACAACCAGCTAACAAAAGTTTTTTGCTTTTGACCGTGAACTCGGAAACTGATACTTTCATTTAACTCACTTTATCACAAACTTTATTTGTCATGCAGAAACTTACACGCATATTTTCCGAGATAGAACCTTTAAAGTTCCATCTACTATTGCTTCTATTATTGTTCTCAACGAAAGCTACAGCCATAGCAAATGACATAAATAACGAAGAACCGCAGTTCGAAATCACCAACATAAGAATTGTAGGCCATGACGACCGGGTGTGTCTGGACGAGGACAGAAAATATGAACTCGCATTTGATGTGGAAGGCGAAGTACCGGAAGACGTACAATTCACGGCTTTTCACAGACACTCATGGATGACCTTTGTTGAAAACAGGTTAGACACCATTCCTTATAACGAAAGAAGCTTTACAGACCAGTTCACAGATTTAGGTTTTCCTTCTTCCCCAACTATAAACCACCTATTTATTGTAGCCGCAATAAATGGCGGTGATACCCTACTCACATCCAGTCGCTCGTTCGAAGTAGTCCAAAAGGTAGATGTAGAAAATGCCGGGTTTACACATCCAGAAGTAGATTTTGAAATTTCCCAAGATACTATATTCGACTTCACCATTGTTGTTGACGGAGGACGTGGAGGTGTTGGACATTTCTTTAAAATTGTGCACGAAGAATCTGGCGAGGATTTTACCGACTGGCAAATGATCTCAGACCCACCACATATACAACATTTTACCATGGATGTTTCAGAACCGGGAACTTACAGGCTAATTGGCAGGTCACTATGCGAAGACAGTGTGGTAACTGACGGCTATTTTACTATAACCCGTACCGATGAACCTCCATTGCCAGACCTACAGATCACAAATTTACATATACCTAGCGCCAATGACTTTGCATGCCTTATAGATGGCCCCCTCGAACTTGGTTTTGATGTGGAAGGAGATGTGTCGGGAGATATAACTTTTACGGGAGTTCATGAAATACAATTTGTCGGCTCTCACGAAACTACCTTGGGGCCGATAGAAAGCCATGAAAGGAGATTCCCATTGGAGTTTCCCTCAACTGCTCCATCTGCACCATTAGGATACAATATTTTTACAGTAAGGGCCATACATCCAGAAGAAGGAATTATAGCTGAAACAATTGACACGTTAGACATTGTCACTCCTGTAGCCCCTGAACAAGCAAGTCTTGCGCCTGACGGAATTATTGAGATATCACAAGACACGACTATAGATATAGGGTTTACTTACAATATAGCTGGTCATTTGTATAAAATTGTCCATGAAGAAACAGGAGAAGATCTTATTGAATGGAGTTACACTTTAGATGAGCCAATTTGGCATTGGGATTTTCCAATTTCGAAGGCCGGCTCTTATAGGCTAATTCTCGGTTCTCTTTGCGAGGACAGCATAGTGACTGATGAATACTTTACAATTGTCAGAAAAGACCCTGACCCCAAACCTGTAGACCTTATTGTCCGAGATGAAGATGGTAATTTCCTACAGCCAGGCGATGATGGAAGGTTTGTGGTATGCCCGGGGAAAAGAGTTACTTTACGCGTACCTAACAAAGAAAACGCAACCTACTACTGGTATAAAGATGGGAATCACCTGGACAACATCAATGAGAGGGCCTACAGTATCGGAATCTTTGAAAGTGACAGGCTAGGCAGCGGAGACTACCATGTACGCATTGAGGTTGACGGGAAAGTTTATGTTTCAGAACCTGTAACTGTGATTTTTGAAGAACCTAATGTATATGTCTTGACTGAAGACAACGTGCTAACAGCTTCCGAAGGGATATCATACCAATGGTATAGAAACGGCGAACGACTAGATGGTGAAACCAATAGATCTATGACTGCTGAAGCGTCAGGTATGTACAGTGTAAAAATAGAGGTAATGGCAGGCTGTAAAATTATGTCAGACGAACATGAAGTTATCATTACCAGCGTAAATGCTGAAGAAATGGACAGCGGCTTTAAAGTTTACCCTAATCCAGTAAACGCTGAAGCTACATTGGAGGTAAACAGTAGTTATAACGGCCCTGTACAAATAAAGGTGCTAGACGTTACAGGAGGAGAACATTTATCCTTTGAAGCTGAAAAAACTGGCAACGTGTTCACCTATAATGTTAATCTTTCCGGACTCAGCAATGGTATTTATTTTGTGCAAGTCCTAGAAAAGGAAAATATCTCGGTACTTAAGATCATCAAGAATTAGTTTTTATATACTTACAGAACAAGCTCGGTTTGTAAACTGAGCTTGTTTCTTTATGCTAAATGCCAATTAGCAACCAGATGATGGCGACTTTACCCCGCCAACAAGGGTGTAATAAAACTCTCATGCTGCGAAAAATTTATCATCCTTCCATTTCGCTGGGTTGTTTTTAATGTAATTCGAAATACGTTGGAATTCTGTCTCATTTCGGATGATACGATCGTGATACCGGGGTTGCCAGGCATGTTCTAAACCCAACCGGTTAGCGTGTTTGGTTACAGCAGACTTATAAGAACGCACAACAGCTGGAATGGTATTCGCTTTCGGGGATATAGCTGCCATTTGTTCGTTTTTATTTGTGACCGGGTTACTTGAGGCCGTGGTATAGGTAGAGACGTTGCACGAAGCGGTTCTAGGCCTGCCCCTGCCTTACCTGTATTTTTTTCAAACATGCTGTACCGCATCTGGTAATATAATAATAGGTTGATGCACAAAAGAGAAATGTGGGGAGCTGAAGTTGTAGGAGATAGTATCTTTTTGAAACTACATATTGCCAGTGAGGGTGATAATGCTGGTGATGAAACGAAAGGAGAATACGAAGATGGGCAGCATGACGGTGAAGATGCAATATTGTATTAATCATTAACCGAATAAAGCCACTTCTAACCGGAGTGGCTTTTCATTTGCTCAAAAACAAGATCCGAAAATTTCCTTTGCAAACTTAGGCCAAAGTAGTATCTTTATAAAAGAATAATCCTTCACCATTATGGCTTTCGAAAACGTAACTATTGGCTCAATAATTATTTTACTTATAGGAGTATTAGCGCTTTCTCTTTTTCTTCGCTGGATGTATAAACAGAAATAAAAACAAGCAGCAAACATCATATTCCCCCTCTCCCCTACACGCTATAAGTTTCATTTTGCTTTAATGAACATGCGCCTATTATTTTTGTTTTCCTTATAAGGGACTAAAAGTCTAATAAACAGTCCCCCGTTTAATGGTGCAATGCTAAACTTGAAAGGCTATGTGGGGCAAGAACAACAAAAAGGACAAAGACGAGGAGAAGCAAAAAAAGAACTCATCAGGAACAATACAAACTTCTGATAACAAACCAACCGAGCCAGATGTTATACTTGACATCCCGGAGGTAAAAGTTGACGAAATAAAAGTCAAAGTACGCAATCTGGATGCTCATGTATCAGTCAATGCCAAAATTGCTGATTTCGTAAAAGTTAATGTCGGTGCTAATGTACACATTGGCAAAGTAGACATCGAAATCGAAGGGGTAAGGGCTGAAGCATACCTGAAGGCAAGATTGGAAAGGGTCAAAACAATTCTTAACAGAACGATTCAGACACTAGACCATAACCCTGAAATCCTGAAGTCACTACTTAAACCAGTGGCAGAGGGTGCAGGAAAAGCCACTGGTGAAGTTGGCAAAGGAGCAGGAAGCGCAGTTGGAAGCATCGGCCAAGGTGCTAAAGACACTCTTCAAGGTGTGGGACAAGGAGCTAAGGGCATAGTGACTAAAGCCGGAGACGCCATTAGCAACATTAAATTAGGTGTCGGCATAAAGAAGATGCTTAAAAATGTAAACGTCTTCTAAAACACTAAGCCGTCACTATATTAAAAGCAGAAGTATGTCTGCAAACATAACAACATAAATACTAGAGGGATGAAGCTGAAAGAACTGTTTACGAGGGACAAGAGCAAAAAGAGAGACAAGGACGAAAACAGAGCCAAAAGAGAGCGGAAGGAAAATAACAACAAGCAGCAGAACCTGGAGCTGAAAAAGAAAAACCAGGATAAAACAGAGGTAGACGTAACACCAGAAGACAAACCTCAGAAGGAGAAAAGCAGAGAGGAAAGAATAAAGCTACAAAAGCATACGTTAGGCTTTCCTTCTGAAATAGATGGCACAGAGGTAGATGTAATACTTGAGGTGCCTGAGGTAAAAGTAGATAAAATTCGTATCAATGTAGAAGACATTGATGCAAGAGTAGACCTTCATGTAGAAGCCCTGAACCTGGTACATATAGACGCCGGGGTTCATGCCCATCTCGATCAGGTAGAGGTAATCATAACGGGTGTAAGGGCCGAAGCATACCTGCAAGTACGTTT is from Cytophagaceae bacterium ABcell3 and encodes:
- a CDS encoding T9SS type A sorting domain-containing protein gives rise to the protein MQKLTRIFSEIEPLKFHLLLLLLLFSTKATAIANDINNEEPQFEITNIRIVGHDDRVCLDEDRKYELAFDVEGEVPEDVQFTAFHRHSWMTFVENRLDTIPYNERSFTDQFTDLGFPSSPTINHLFIVAAINGGDTLLTSSRSFEVVQKVDVENAGFTHPEVDFEISQDTIFDFTIVVDGGRGGVGHFFKIVHEESGEDFTDWQMISDPPHIQHFTMDVSEPGTYRLIGRSLCEDSVVTDGYFTITRTDEPPLPDLQITNLHIPSANDFACLIDGPLELGFDVEGDVSGDITFTGVHEIQFVGSHETTLGPIESHERRFPLEFPSTAPSAPLGYNIFTVRAIHPEEGIIAETIDTLDIVTPVAPEQASLAPDGIIEISQDTTIDIGFTYNIAGHLYKIVHEETGEDLIEWSYTLDEPIWHWDFPISKAGSYRLILGSLCEDSIVTDEYFTIVRKDPDPKPVDLIVRDEDGNFLQPGDDGRFVVCPGKRVTLRVPNKENATYYWYKDGNHLDNINERAYSIGIFESDRLGSGDYHVRIEVDGKVYVSEPVTVIFEEPNVYVLTEDNVLTASEGISYQWYRNGERLDGETNRSMTAEASGMYSVKIEVMAGCKIMSDEHEVIITSVNAEEMDSGFKVYPNPVNAEATLEVNSSYNGPVQIKVLDVTGGEHLSFEAEKTGNVFTYNVNLSGLSNGIYFVQVLEKENISVLKIIKN
- a CDS encoding T9SS type A sorting domain-containing protein, which codes for MRKTVPEFFTLKYVFLTLLIITPYEKLNAQNDEEPQFEITNIRIVGHDDRVCLDEDRKYELAFDVEGEVPEDVQFTAFHRSTWMTFVENRLDTIPYNERSFTGQFTDSGFPSSPVTNHGFVIAAINGDDTLLTSSNSFEVVQKIDVENAEIMSPEEDFAISQDTILDLFLSVDIGSGGIGHSFKIVHEESGEDLTEWQMITDPPFINKSIEVSEPGTYRLIGRSLCEDSVVTDDYFTVTQEDEPEFEITNIRISGHDELVCLGEDLSYDLAFDAEGDIPDDVEFTAEYQISYLSVAYYNLDTVSSEERSIPGEFPEEYFPSSPDGRHLFVVKAIQDGQTIAADTQSFDIVRHIDIETAALGMPSEIEITQDTTIELYMGTDPAERGIGHLFKVVHEESGEDLTHWAGIPDPPVIVQNAEISEPGTYRLVIQSLCEDSVVTDEYFTVIRTEEREGQITSINLPASENGVLCLDREEDYYLEFETEGSFPEGTVFYAMMTDADMIASTEIGSTPATDNNKILLSFPEDIPYANRDYGIFIEARDNGTIEQSDTLFTEIIEVPTNANLSGTVLGGEETRTVMDEVVYINPEEGEFVEVTPTGQQVEGIQYKLVHEETRSSITDWVTHRLGAATFSEAISEDGTYRLYGRGVSSDGEIVCFDSIRLDGFITIKHREIEEKPIEIVVRDEDGNNLQPDDDGRFVICPGARATLRVPNKENATYYWYKDGEHLESINERAFSVGVFESERLGSGDYHVRIEVEGKVYVSEPVTVIFEEPNVYVLTEDNALTASEGISYQWYRNGERLDGETNRSMTAEASGMYSVKIEVMAGCKIMSDEHEVIITSVHAEEMNSGFKVYPNPVNAEATLEVNSSYNGPVQIKVLDVTGGEHLSFEAEKTGNVFTYNVNLSGLNNGIYFVQVLENENISVLKIIKN